The following DNA comes from Hyphococcus flavus.
GGAACCAAACCGTGGCGGCAGTGATGGAAAATGATACCGAGGAAGATATTCTCGACCGCACGACGGCCGAAGTCGCATCGAGAGCCTTTCACAACCTTTCCCAGTCCGTCAGGGTTTCCGAAGGGCCCGGCAAGACGCTCGAGGACATCGTGACCGAGATGTTGAGGCCTATGGTAAAGGACTGGCTCGACGCTAACCTTCCCGCCATTGTCGAGGAAAAAGTCGAGGAAGAAGTACAACGCGTTGCCCGCCGACGCCGTTAGTTCTTTTTTTCAGAATGATTTAGAAGCCGGCTTTTGAGCCGGCTTTTTTGTAGGCTGTCATGAATATTAGCTATCCAAAAACACGGACTTCAAATCAGGTTGACTATCTTTTCGGCGAAAGGGTGGCTGACCCCTACCGATGGCTGGAAGGCGATGTGCGAGAGAGCAAAGACGTCGCCGCCTGGGTCCAAGCGCAAAATGACATTAGTGGCGGTTATTTGAACGCACTCACCTATAGAAGTGAGATCAAAGCCCGCCTCGGCATGCTTTGGAATTATGAAAAATTCACGCTGCCGACGAAAAGGGGCGAGCGGTGTTTTTTTATGCATAACACCGGCTTGCAAAGCCAGTTTGTGCTTGTTGTCCAGGAAGGCGAAAGACAACCACGCATGCTGCTGGATCCCAATAGCTGGTCTGAAGATGGCGCCACGGCGCTCGCGGCCTATTTTCCCAGCCCGGACGGCAAGTTTGTGGCCTATCAGGTCCAGGATGGCGGTTCGGACTGGCGGACAATCAAGATTGTCAGTGTCGATACAGGTGAGGCGCTTTCCGACAGGATAGACTGGGTCAAGTTTTCCGGTCTCTCCTGGAAAAAAGACGGATCCGGATTTTTTTACTCGCGCTACCCGGAACCTGAGACAGGGGAGGCGTTTCAGAGCCTCAACCACAATCAGGCCGTATATTTTCATGCGATTGGCGATGACCAGCCACAAGATCGACTCATATATGCGCGCGCCGAAAACCCGGAACATGGCTTTGGCGCCGAAGTTTCAAGCGATGGTGAAACGCTCGTCATTACTGTTTGGCGAGGTACTGACGAGCGTTATGAGGTGGTGTTGATAGATCTGAGCACACTTGGCGCCGCGCCAGTTGAACTCATATCGGGTTTCGAGAGCAATTACACCTACATCGCGACGGCGAATAACCGCCACTTTTTCCTTACGGACAGCAATGCCCCTAGAGGCAGGGTTGTTTCGACGCCTGTTGATGACACTGTAGCAGATTGGTTGGAGGTAATACCGGAGAGCGAGAATGTGATCTCTGGCGTCAGTATCGTCGGCGGACGGTTGTTCGCGACGTATATGCAGGATGTAAAATCTGCGGTTCTGACTTTCGATCTAGATGGTGCTTTGATCGGTGATGTGACTTTGCCTGGGGTCGGGACAGCTAGCGGGTTTGGCGGTGAGCCGGAGGATACGGAAACCTTCTTCGGTTTTGAAAGTTTCAATCAACCATACACGCTATATCGGTTCGATGTGGGAACTGGCGATCAGAAAGTGTTCAAACAGCCTGATGCGCCGTTTAATCCTGACGGCTTTGTTGTGCGGCAGGTGTTTTATCCGTCCAAGGATGGAACCGAGATTCCTATGTTTATCGCCCATCGAAAAGATCTCGACCTTTCATCCGCCAAGCCCGCACTTCTTTATGGTTATGGCGGCTTTAACGTGCCCCTGACACCAGCTTTCAGCGTGACGAGGCTGCAATGGATGGAAATGGGCGGGGTTTACGCCGTCGCTAATATTCGTGGCGGTGGTGAGTACGGCAAGGCATGGCATGACGCCGGTCGGCTGCGGAATAAGCAGAATGCGTTTGACGATTTCATCGCGGCTGGTGAATACTTGATCGAAAAAGGTGTAACATCGAAAGACCGGCTCAGCATTTTTGGCGGTTCGAATGGCGGGCTTCTGGTCGGTGCTGTCGTCAATCAGCGCCCCGGTTTATTCGCCGCGGCGATACCGGCTGTTGGCGTCATGGACATGCTGCGCTTTCACAAATTTACGGCCGGGCGTTTCTGGACGGATGATTACGGCGACCCGGATGAGAAAGAGCATTTCAGAAATCTCTACGCCTATTCGCCCTATCATAATATCAATGAGGGGGAGGACTATCCGGCGGTCCTGATAACGACCGCGGACACCGATGATCGCGTCGTGCCGGGGCACAGTTTCAAATACGCCGCCGCGCTGCAGGCGGCGGACATAGGAGATAAGCCGCATCTGATCCGCATCGAAACGCGGGCGGGCCATGGCGCGGGCAAGCCCACCGAGAAGATCATTGAAGAATACGCCGATATGTGGGCGTTTCTTGCGCATCATACGGAGCTGGAGCCGCACTTACCGTAAGACAGGCGAAACAGGTTGAGGATTTGTGTGAGGCCGGATAAACCGGCCTTTCGCATCCGCAACAACAACCGGCCGCCATGCTTGAGAAAAACTTCGATTTTCAGTCCGCCGAAAAGCGCATCTATGAAGCGTGGGAAAAATCCGGCGCGTTCAAACCTTCGGACAGTGGCGAGGCCTATTCCATCGTCATCCCGCCGCCGAACGTTACCGGCTCGCTCCACATGGGCCACGCGCTCAACAATACCTTGCAGGACGTGCTCTGCCGGTTCGAGCGGATGCGCGGCAAGTCGGTCCTCTGGCAGCCGGGAACGGACCATGCGGGCATAGCTACCCAGATGGTGGTCGAGCGTCAGCTCATGGAAAATCAGGAGCCATCCCGCCGGGACATGGGCCGAGAGAAATTCGTCGAGCGCGTGTGGCAGTGGAAGGAACAGTCGGGCGGGCAGATCATCAACCAGCTGAAACGCCTCGGCGCCACTTGTGACTGGTCGCGCGAACGCTTCACCATGGATAAGGGGCTGTCGGAAGCGGTCATCAAGGTTTTCGTCCAGCTCTATAATGAAGGCCTGATTTATCGCGATAAGCGTCTCGTCAACTGGGACCCGAAATTCGAAACGGCGATCTCGGACCTCGAAGTCGAAAACATCGAGACGCAAGGCCATTTCTGGCATTTCAAATATCCGCTGGAAAACGGCGAGACTTACGAATTCCCCATCGCCTATGACGATGACGGCAATCCCACCGAATGGGAAACGCGTGACTATATTTCCATCGCGACAACCCGCCCCGAGACGATGCTAGGCGACGGCGCCGTGGCGGTGCACCCTGACGACAAGCGCTATGCACCAATTGTCGGCAAGAACTGCATCCTGCCGCTGGCGGACCGCCCCATTCCGATCATTACGGATGAATATCCGGACCCGGATTTTGGCTCAGGTGCGGTGAAGATTACCGGCGCGCATGATTTCAACGACTATCAGGTGGCGCTGCGCAACAATATCGAGATGTACGATCTCATGGATTCAAAAGCGCGGATGGTCGACGCCGATTACGTGCCGGAAAAGTATCGGGGCATGGATCGGTACGACGCGCGCAAGGCGGTTGTCGAGGATATCGACGCGCGCGGTTTACTCATTCAGGTCGAAGACAAAAAGATCATGCAGCCCTTTGGCGATCGTTCCGGCGTCGTCATCGAACCGATCCGCACCGACCAGTGGTATGTGGATGCAAAAACGCTCGCCAAACCCGCCATCGAAGCGGTGGAAACCAGCAAGACGCGCATCATTCCAGAAAATTGGTCGAAAACTTACTTTCAGTGGATGCGCAACATCGAACCGTGGTGCGTCTCCCGCCAGCTCTGGTGGGGCCACCGGATACCGGCGTGGTACGGGCCCGATGGGTCGATCTTCGTTGCCGAAACCGAAGAAGAGGCAACGAAAGACGCAATCGCAAAGTACACCAGCGAAGGTTATTCGCTTGAAGAAATAAATGACATGCGTCGACATGAGCATGGCGGTGCGCCATTGCTCGTACGCGATGACGACGTCCTCGACACATGGTTCTCATCCGCCTTGTGGCCGTTCTCGACGCTGGGCTGGCCAGAGAAAACGCCGGAGCTTGAAAAGTTTTATCCGACTTCCACGCTGGTGACGGCGCACGACATCATCTTTTTCTGGGTGGCGCGGATGATGATGGACGGCATCCACTTCATGAAGGAAGTTCCGTTCAAGGACGTTTACATCCACGCGCTGGTTCTCGACGAAAAGGGCCAGAAGATGTCGAAGTCGAAAGGCAACGTCATCGATCCCTTGGTATTGATCGACAAATATGGGGCCGACGCGTTGCGCTTTACGCTTGCGGCGCAGGCGGCTCAGGGGCGCAACATTCGCCTCTCCGAGAGCCGCGTTGAGGGTTACCGCAATTTCGCAACAAAGCTGTGGAACGCCGCGCGTTTCTGCGAAATGAATGAATGCAAGCCGGATGAGTCATTCGATCCGGCGAAGGTGACATCGACGATCAACCAGTGGATTATTCACGAGGCGAATGACTGCGCTGCAGCAGTGACGCGGGAGATCGAAGCGTTCCGATTCAACGACGCGGCGGGCGCCATCTACAAATTTACCTGGAACGTCTTCTGCGACTGGTATCTCGAACTCGCAAAACCGACGCTGCAGGGCGATGACAAAGCGGCGAAAAAAGAAACGCGGGCGGCCGCCGCGTGGGCGCTCGACCGTATTCTGATGCTACTGCATCCGTTCATGCCGTTCGTCACGGAAGAGATTTGGGGCGCGTTTGCGAAACGCGACGCGCTGATTACGGCCGCATGGCCACAGTACGAAGACAAGCTGGCCAACAAGGGCGCGGCTGACGAAGTAAATTGGGCCATTGATCTCATCACCGGCATCCGTTCTGTCCGGCAGGAAATGAATGTGCCGGTCGCGGCGAAAATACCGCTGGCCTTTATCGGTGGTGATGCTGAAGACAAAAAGCGCCTGACCGAACACGGCGACGTTTTGAAACGGCTTGCGCGTCTGTCTGACATCACTGTTGCCGATGCTGCGCCCAAGGGCGCTGTGCAGATAGTTCATGGGGCCGGCACAGTCGCGCTACCCGTAGCTGATTTCATTGATATCGCCGCGGAAAAAGCGCGCCTTGAAAAAGAAAAAATGAAGATCGAAAAGGAAATCGTCGGCATTGACAAGAAGCTCGCCAACAAAAACTTTGTCGATCGCGCGCCGAAGGAAGTCGTTGAGGAACAGCATACACGGCGTGCGGATTATGTTGCTCAGCTCGAAAAACTTGATGGCGCGCTGGCGCGGCTTGCTGACCTTTAAAGCTATCCCAGCTCGGCACGGGCGGCCTTAAAAGCATCTACGCTTCGTTTAATATCTTCCGGCGTCGTCGCCCATGAGCATACTGATATGCGGATCACGCGTCGGCCGAACCATTCTGCGCCTGCGGCCCAGCATTCTCCGCCTTCCTGAACGGCGCGCAATACGCTATTTGTTTCTTCATCTGATTTGCAGGCAAACATCAACTGATTGAATGAGGGTTCCGCCGCCAGTTCAAACCCGGCCTCGGTGATTTCCTGCGCGAACTGTGACGCTCGTTCGCAAAGTAGTGACACTAGATTGTCAACGCCGTCGCGGCCGAGATAGGAAAGCGCCGCCCATACATCGAAAGCGCGCGCGCGGCGTG
Coding sequences within:
- a CDS encoding valine--tRNA ligase, which produces MLEKNFDFQSAEKRIYEAWEKSGAFKPSDSGEAYSIVIPPPNVTGSLHMGHALNNTLQDVLCRFERMRGKSVLWQPGTDHAGIATQMVVERQLMENQEPSRRDMGREKFVERVWQWKEQSGGQIINQLKRLGATCDWSRERFTMDKGLSEAVIKVFVQLYNEGLIYRDKRLVNWDPKFETAISDLEVENIETQGHFWHFKYPLENGETYEFPIAYDDDGNPTEWETRDYISIATTRPETMLGDGAVAVHPDDKRYAPIVGKNCILPLADRPIPIITDEYPDPDFGSGAVKITGAHDFNDYQVALRNNIEMYDLMDSKARMVDADYVPEKYRGMDRYDARKAVVEDIDARGLLIQVEDKKIMQPFGDRSGVVIEPIRTDQWYVDAKTLAKPAIEAVETSKTRIIPENWSKTYFQWMRNIEPWCVSRQLWWGHRIPAWYGPDGSIFVAETEEEATKDAIAKYTSEGYSLEEINDMRRHEHGGAPLLVRDDDVLDTWFSSALWPFSTLGWPEKTPELEKFYPTSTLVTAHDIIFFWVARMMMDGIHFMKEVPFKDVYIHALVLDEKGQKMSKSKGNVIDPLVLIDKYGADALRFTLAAQAAQGRNIRLSESRVEGYRNFATKLWNAARFCEMNECKPDESFDPAKVTSTINQWIIHEANDCAAAVTREIEAFRFNDAAGAIYKFTWNVFCDWYLELAKPTLQGDDKAAKKETRAAAAWALDRILMLLHPFMPFVTEEIWGAFAKRDALITAAWPQYEDKLANKGAADEVNWAIDLITGIRSVRQEMNVPVAAKIPLAFIGGDAEDKKRLTEHGDVLKRLARLSDITVADAAPKGAVQIVHGAGTVALPVADFIDIAAEKARLEKEKMKIEKEIVGIDKKLANKNFVDRAPKEVVEEQHTRRADYVAQLEKLDGALARLADL
- a CDS encoding DUF2497 domain-containing protein, which codes for MENAQPEPSMEEILASIRRIISEDDEDQGSTTSNTPSAQPVAEHKPEEPATPFTPQSSQEAAPDAPSETAQSDDEAETRNQTVAAVMENDTEEDILDRTTAEVASRAFHNLSQSVRVSEGPGKTLEDIVTEMLRPMVKDWLDANLPAIVEEKVEEEVQRVARRRR
- a CDS encoding prolyl oligopeptidase family serine peptidase, translated to MNISYPKTRTSNQVDYLFGERVADPYRWLEGDVRESKDVAAWVQAQNDISGGYLNALTYRSEIKARLGMLWNYEKFTLPTKRGERCFFMHNTGLQSQFVLVVQEGERQPRMLLDPNSWSEDGATALAAYFPSPDGKFVAYQVQDGGSDWRTIKIVSVDTGEALSDRIDWVKFSGLSWKKDGSGFFYSRYPEPETGEAFQSLNHNQAVYFHAIGDDQPQDRLIYARAENPEHGFGAEVSSDGETLVITVWRGTDERYEVVLIDLSTLGAAPVELISGFESNYTYIATANNRHFFLTDSNAPRGRVVSTPVDDTVADWLEVIPESENVISGVSIVGGRLFATYMQDVKSAVLTFDLDGALIGDVTLPGVGTASGFGGEPEDTETFFGFESFNQPYTLYRFDVGTGDQKVFKQPDAPFNPDGFVVRQVFYPSKDGTEIPMFIAHRKDLDLSSAKPALLYGYGGFNVPLTPAFSVTRLQWMEMGGVYAVANIRGGGEYGKAWHDAGRLRNKQNAFDDFIAAGEYLIEKGVTSKDRLSIFGGSNGGLLVGAVVNQRPGLFAAAIPAVGVMDMLRFHKFTAGRFWTDDYGDPDEKEHFRNLYAYSPYHNINEGEDYPAVLITTADTDDRVVPGHSFKYAAALQAADIGDKPHLIRIETRAGHGAGKPTEKIIEEYADMWAFLAHHTELEPHLP